In Gemmatimonadaceae bacterium, a genomic segment contains:
- a CDS encoding ATPase, whose protein sequence is MNVMWSVISAAAVLSIAALATAWAQSKIGAAGAATLAEKPQLATTIIIMLAIPETMVILGFVVAVLIILRGTGG, encoded by the coding sequence ATGAACGTGATGTGGAGTGTTATCAGCGCAGCAGCGGTGTTGAGTATCGCGGCCCTGGCCACCGCGTGGGCCCAATCCAAAATCGGAGCGGCGGGAGCCGCGACGTTGGCGGAAAAGCCGCAGTTGGCCACCACGATCATCATTATGCTGGCGATTCCCGAGACGATGGTGATTCTCGGATTCGTGGTGGCGGTGCTGATCATCCTGCGCGGCACCGGCGGATGA
- a CDS encoding V-type ATP synthase subunit A, whose translation MTTHAASTPVAPARIVRAAGSLVEASPMQAALFEIAFVGERRLLGEVVRQRGDVTTLQVYEDTTGLAIGEPVEAANVSLTAQLGPGLLGAVLDGVGRPLARVADATGDFIAPGARADMLDRDRRWHFDAARHVGDVVRAGDVLGTVAEGTMTHHILVPPGVSGTIAALDSGDYRVIDPLGTLTDGTALRLSHAWPVRTPRPVIERLPSSRPFVTGQRVFDLFFPVAEGGSAAVPGGFGTGKTIIEQSLAKYAEADVVVYVGCGERGNEMTDVLTEFPELIDPRTGQHVMDRAVLVVNTSNMPVAAREASIYLGVTIAEYFRDQGQRVALMIDSTSRWAEALREMGARQQEMPGEEGYPTYLASRLGQFFERAGCARVLGTPAREGAVTILAAISPPSGDFSEPVTQAALRVTGALWALDPALAHQRHYPAVDWDTSFSLYANSVSAWFDEHGGAGWARMRGELLALLQQERELRDIAGLVGPDALEDHDHLVMDTAAMVREVLLRQNVFNTADAISSPQKTWQMAQAALETLRAGEAHLAGGKPFAQFDLVPARRALIALRDGATV comes from the coding sequence ATGACGACGCACGCGGCTTCAACGCCTGTCGCGCCCGCGCGTATTGTGCGCGCCGCCGGCTCGCTGGTGGAGGCATCGCCCATGCAGGCGGCGCTGTTTGAAATCGCGTTCGTGGGCGAACGGCGGCTGCTGGGCGAAGTGGTTCGGCAACGCGGCGATGTGACCACGCTGCAGGTGTACGAGGACACGACGGGTCTGGCCATCGGTGAACCGGTGGAAGCCGCCAACGTGTCGCTCACGGCGCAACTCGGGCCCGGATTGCTGGGAGCTGTGCTGGATGGCGTCGGGCGTCCGTTGGCCCGGGTGGCCGATGCCACCGGTGATTTCATCGCCCCGGGCGCGCGGGCCGACATGCTTGATCGCGATCGGCGCTGGCATTTCGATGCCGCACGGCATGTCGGCGACGTTGTGCGTGCTGGTGACGTGCTGGGCACGGTCGCCGAGGGCACGATGACGCATCACATTCTGGTGCCACCGGGCGTGTCCGGTACCATCGCGGCGCTCGACTCCGGCGACTACCGCGTGATCGATCCCCTTGGGACGTTGACCGACGGCACCGCGTTGCGCCTCTCGCACGCGTGGCCGGTGCGGACGCCGCGTCCGGTCATCGAGCGACTGCCGTCGTCTCGGCCATTTGTCACTGGACAACGCGTGTTCGACCTGTTCTTTCCGGTTGCCGAGGGCGGCAGTGCCGCCGTGCCTGGGGGATTCGGCACTGGCAAGACCATCATCGAGCAGTCGCTGGCCAAATACGCCGAAGCCGATGTGGTGGTGTATGTCGGATGCGGAGAGCGCGGCAACGAGATGACCGACGTGCTCACCGAGTTTCCCGAGCTGATCGATCCGCGCACCGGGCAACATGTGATGGACCGGGCGGTGTTGGTGGTGAATACGTCAAACATGCCGGTCGCCGCGCGCGAGGCGTCGATCTACCTCGGCGTGACCATTGCCGAGTATTTCCGCGATCAGGGGCAGCGCGTGGCGCTGATGATCGACTCGACGTCACGCTGGGCGGAGGCGTTGCGCGAGATGGGCGCGCGTCAGCAGGAGATGCCGGGTGAGGAGGGCTATCCCACCTATCTCGCCAGTCGACTGGGACAGTTCTTTGAACGCGCCGGCTGTGCCCGTGTGCTGGGCACGCCAGCGCGCGAAGGAGCCGTCACGATTCTTGCGGCCATTTCGCCGCCCAGCGGCGACTTCTCCGAGCCCGTGACGCAGGCGGCCTTACGGGTGACCGGCGCGTTGTGGGCGCTCGATCCCGCGTTGGCGCATCAGCGTCATTATCCGGCGGTGGATTGGGACACGAGCTTCTCGTTGTACGCGAACTCGGTGTCGGCGTGGTTTGACGAACACGGGGGCGCGGGTTGGGCGCGGATGCGCGGCGAACTGCTGGCGTTGCTCCAACAGGAGCGCGAACTACGGGATATCGCGGGGCTGGTGGGTCCGGATGCGCTGGAGGATCACGATCATCTGGTGATGGATACGGCGGCGATGGTGCGCGAGGTGCTGTTGCGACAGAATGTGTTCAACACGGCGGATGCGATCTCCTCGCCGCAGAAGACGTGGCAGATGGCGCAGGCCGCACTGGAGACGTTGCGCGCCGGTGAAGCGCATCTGGCGGGCGGCAAGCCCTTTGCGCAGTTCGACCTCGTGCCGGCGCGACGCGCGCTGATTGCGCTGCGCGATGGAGCAACCGTATGA
- a CDS encoding V-type ATP synthase subunit F, protein MKLLVRAATSPALAPGLRLAGLLVDEISPGDEATTVGERLELAANRADTGILLIEHTVFDAAPDVIKRALEKRALPIIVPIPGAAFVPAERGAEDYILDLLRRAIGYRVRLQ, encoded by the coding sequence ATGAAACTCCTTGTGCGCGCCGCCACGTCGCCGGCACTCGCCCCGGGCCTTCGACTGGCCGGGTTGCTGGTCGACGAGATAAGTCCCGGTGATGAGGCGACGACCGTGGGGGAGCGGCTCGAACTGGCCGCCAATCGTGCAGATACCGGAATTCTTCTCATCGAGCACACCGTGTTTGACGCGGCGCCCGACGTGATCAAACGTGCGCTGGAGAAGCGCGCCCTGCCGATCATCGTGCCCATACCGGGTGCGGCCTTTGTGCCAGCGGAGCGGGGTGCAGAAGACTACATCCTCGACCTGCTGCGACGGGCAATCGGTTATCGGGTGCGACTGCAATGA
- a CDS encoding V-type ATPase subunit encodes MTDYSDLVARARGLSGHLLPAEQLVSLCSCPATQLPAQLATLGAIAPDAMVRESDGRQDVHGLERALRDREAQRLQILARWSGTRYDTLAVLFDEEDMRSLRALVRAIVSGVAPEDRATGLIATPGLPTRALHALASSGDVANVASLLVAWQNPYGSAMAVEAARARPELLRYDVALARVFADRARKASRHNSMLRHYAERVIDLANLWTALVLADHSTDVDVASLFVEGGTLVRASDLALAVSAARREPLVTRLLPRVAGTPLASALAVDDGRDAEDCALEALVVEFRALARREPTSVAPVIAFVLQQRAELRTLLRIVWSVSLGVPSAMIRRSAGVAA; translated from the coding sequence ATGACGGACTACAGCGACCTCGTGGCGCGCGCGCGCGGGTTGTCCGGGCATCTGTTGCCTGCCGAACAGCTGGTGTCGCTGTGCAGTTGTCCGGCTACGCAGCTTCCCGCGCAACTGGCGACGCTCGGTGCCATTGCGCCGGACGCCATGGTGCGCGAATCCGATGGTCGGCAGGATGTACACGGCCTCGAACGCGCGCTGCGCGATCGCGAGGCGCAGCGATTGCAGATTCTGGCGCGCTGGAGCGGGACACGGTACGACACGCTGGCGGTGCTGTTCGACGAAGAGGACATGCGGTCGCTGCGCGCACTGGTGCGGGCGATCGTCTCGGGTGTCGCCCCGGAAGACCGCGCCACCGGGCTGATCGCCACACCGGGGTTGCCGACCCGTGCCCTGCATGCGCTGGCATCGAGCGGTGACGTGGCCAATGTCGCGTCGCTCTTGGTGGCGTGGCAGAACCCATACGGGTCGGCCATGGCGGTGGAGGCGGCGCGGGCACGCCCCGAATTGCTGCGGTACGATGTGGCGTTGGCGCGGGTGTTTGCCGATCGCGCACGCAAGGCCTCGCGTCACAACAGCATGCTGCGGCACTATGCGGAGCGCGTGATCGACCTGGCAAACCTGTGGACCGCGCTGGTGCTGGCCGATCACAGCACGGATGTCGATGTGGCGTCGTTGTTCGTGGAAGGCGGAACGCTTGTGCGTGCGTCTGATCTGGCGCTTGCCGTGAGTGCGGCGCGACGGGAGCCGCTGGTGACGCGTTTACTCCCGCGTGTGGCGGGCACGCCACTGGCGTCGGCACTTGCTGTGGATGATGGACGCGACGCCGAAGACTGCGCGCTCGAGGCACTGGTTGTCGAGTTCCGCGCACTGGCCCGACGTGAACCCACCAGTGTGGCGCCGGTGATCGCGTTCGTGCTGCAACAGCGCGCGGAACTGCGCACGCTGCTGCGCATCGTGTGGAGCGTGTCGCTAGGCGTCCCATCGGCGATGATTCGTCGTTCGGCTGGAGTGGCCGCATGA
- a CDS encoding prenyltransferase: MENSRTAPLGASVGTVGRAALYLQAMRVKSLWISSICVLAGGAVALWQGHVNLAGLCFAWLGAVSVQAGTNLTNVFYNYKSTSPRSGGTPFDPQGSAAPVRLGHLAPASVHSAALACFAVGLVAGIALTAMFGWRILAMGVPGLLAGYFYGAPPVRLAYLGLGVITVFLFMGPVMVIGTYWVQSGSVSTNAVLASLPIGLLAASIMHVNDIRDFASDVAHGKRTLSIALGRQRAGWLLVAMDATAYLAVVVGVARSLLPWPVLLTLITVPRAIAQTRTVIRERDPVVLNGAWFLSVQIHTQFGLLFIGGLALAHALRASR, encoded by the coding sequence ATGGAGAATTCGCGTACCGCGCCGCTTGGCGCGTCGGTAGGCACCGTGGGACGAGCCGCACTGTATTTGCAGGCGATGCGCGTCAAATCGCTCTGGATTTCATCGATCTGCGTGCTCGCGGGTGGCGCCGTCGCGCTGTGGCAAGGGCATGTCAATCTCGCCGGCTTGTGCTTCGCGTGGCTGGGCGCGGTCTCCGTGCAAGCGGGGACCAACCTGACCAATGTGTTCTACAACTACAAATCGACAAGCCCGCGCTCCGGCGGCACCCCGTTCGATCCACAGGGATCCGCAGCTCCGGTACGACTTGGGCACCTCGCGCCAGCGTCGGTGCACTCGGCGGCGCTGGCCTGTTTTGCGGTTGGTCTGGTGGCAGGTATCGCGCTCACGGCGATGTTCGGATGGCGCATTCTGGCCATGGGCGTGCCCGGCTTGCTCGCCGGGTACTTCTATGGCGCGCCGCCAGTGCGACTGGCTTATCTGGGTCTTGGCGTGATCACGGTGTTTCTGTTCATGGGGCCTGTCATGGTGATCGGCACGTATTGGGTACAAAGCGGGTCCGTGTCGACGAACGCCGTGCTGGCATCGCTGCCCATCGGATTGCTGGCCGCCAGCATCATGCATGTCAACGATATTCGCGATTTCGCCAGCGACGTGGCGCATGGCAAGCGCACGCTGAGCATCGCCCTCGGTCGACAGCGCGCGGGGTGGTTGCTGGTGGCCATGGATGCCACTGCGTATCTCGCGGTGGTGGTTGGCGTCGCGCGCTCGTTGCTGCCATGGCCGGTGCTGCTCACGCTTATCACCGTGCCCAGGGCCATTGCGCAAACGCGCACGGTGATTCGCGAGCGCGATCCGGTGGTGCTG